The Nakamurella deserti genome contains a region encoding:
- a CDS encoding LLM class F420-dependent oxidoreductase — protein sequence MTRPIRIAVQLHPQHADYSQLRDAVMRAEEGGADVVMNWDHFFPLYGDPDGKHFECWTMLGAWAEQTERVEFGALVTGGGYRNPDLLADMARTIDHISGGRFILGMGAGWFEKDYTEYGYEFGTAGSRLNLFAEYMDRIDARLAKLNPQPNRHIPVLIGGGGEKKTLRQVAEHGDIWHSFSDLDTYRRKVGILEGHCADVGRDPAEIEHSTELGDLDEAAVNAIADAGVTLFTMGVGGPEYDLAKLRQWTAWRDARNAG from the coding sequence ATGACTCGACCGATCCGCATCGCCGTCCAGCTGCATCCGCAGCACGCCGACTACAGCCAGCTCCGCGACGCCGTGATGCGCGCCGAGGAGGGCGGCGCCGACGTCGTCATGAACTGGGACCACTTCTTCCCGCTGTACGGGGATCCGGACGGCAAGCACTTCGAGTGCTGGACCATGCTCGGCGCCTGGGCCGAGCAGACCGAGCGCGTCGAGTTCGGTGCGCTGGTCACCGGCGGCGGCTACCGCAACCCGGACCTGCTGGCCGACATGGCCCGCACGATCGACCACATCTCCGGCGGCCGCTTCATCCTGGGCATGGGGGCCGGCTGGTTCGAGAAGGACTACACCGAGTACGGCTACGAGTTCGGCACCGCCGGCTCCCGGCTCAACCTGTTCGCCGAGTACATGGACCGCATCGACGCCCGCCTGGCGAAGCTGAACCCACAGCCGAACCGGCACATCCCGGTGCTGATCGGCGGGGGTGGTGAGAAGAAGACGCTGCGCCAGGTCGCCGAGCACGGCGACATCTGGCACTCGTTCTCCGACCTGGACACCTACCGCCGCAAGGTCGGCATCCTCGAGGGTCACTGCGCCGATGTCGGGCGCGACCCCGCCGAGATCGAGCACTCCACCGAGCTCGGCGACCTCGACGAAGCGGCCGTGAACGCCATCGCCGACGCCGGGGTCACCCTGTTCACGATGGGCGTCGGCGGACCCGAGTACGACCTGGCCAAGCTGCGGCAGTGGACGGCCTGGCGGGACGCGCGCAACGCGGGCTGA
- a CDS encoding Fpg/Nei family DNA glycosylase: MPELPEVETARAVIERAGLNREIADVDDNDTYVCRPHQPGEMKAVLVGRTLTAARRRGKTMWCETAWAGTGDDPNPDLTLGLHLGMAGRIYISGPDGSEHEGGDPIRLGTGTPNPSWDRFTLTFTDGGTLRMFDKRRLSRARLDPSLEALGPDARLVDRADFRTAIEGSKAPIKARLLDQSVIAGVGNLLADETLWQAKIRPSTPVDELSPRALTRLHDALHAATESAIAHGGVHTGVVIPARHKGASCPRCGAAMHRDTVGGRTTWWCSKEQR; encoded by the coding sequence GTGCCCGAACTCCCCGAGGTCGAGACCGCCCGCGCGGTCATCGAGCGTGCCGGTCTGAACCGCGAGATCGCCGACGTCGACGACAACGACACCTACGTCTGCCGCCCGCACCAGCCCGGTGAGATGAAGGCGGTGCTGGTCGGCCGGACGCTCACGGCCGCCCGTCGCCGCGGCAAGACGATGTGGTGCGAGACGGCGTGGGCCGGCACCGGCGACGACCCGAATCCGGACCTGACACTCGGGCTGCATCTCGGTATGGCCGGGCGGATCTACATCAGCGGCCCCGATGGGTCCGAGCACGAGGGCGGCGACCCGATCCGGCTCGGCACCGGCACGCCGAACCCGAGCTGGGACCGGTTCACGCTCACCTTCACCGACGGTGGGACGCTGCGGATGTTCGACAAGCGGCGGCTGTCGCGGGCCCGGTTGGACCCGAGTCTCGAGGCGCTCGGCCCCGACGCCAGGCTCGTCGACCGGGCCGACTTCCGCACGGCCATCGAGGGCTCGAAGGCGCCGATCAAAGCACGGCTGCTCGACCAGAGCGTCATCGCGGGGGTGGGGAACCTGCTGGCCGACGAGACGCTGTGGCAGGCCAAGATCCGGCCGTCCACCCCGGTGGACGAGCTGTCGCCCCGGGCGCTCACGCGGTTGCACGACGCGCTGCACGCGGCCACCGAGTCGGCCATCGCCCACGGCGGCGTCCACACCGGGGTCGTCATCCCGGCTCGGCACAAGGGGGCGAGCTGCCCTCGCTGCGGTGCCGCGATGCACCGTGACACCGTCGGTGGTCGCACCACCTGGTGGTGCTCCAAGGAACAGCGCTGA
- a CDS encoding cold-shock protein has protein sequence MANGTVKWFNAEKGYGFITPDDSGADVFVHYSEIQTTGYRSLEENQRVTYTVTQGNKGPQATAVSAI, from the coding sequence ATGGCCAACGGAACCGTCAAGTGGTTCAACGCGGAAAAGGGCTACGGCTTCATCACGCCCGACGATTCGGGTGCGGACGTCTTCGTCCACTACTCCGAGATCCAGACCACCGGGTACCGCTCGCTGGAGGAGAACCAGCGCGTCACCTACACCGTCACGCAGGGCAACAAGGGCCCGCAGGCCACCGCGGTCTCCGCGATCTGA
- a CDS encoding flavin-containing monooxygenase produces the protein MEQTDVLVIGAGQAGLSAAYHLRRTGIPHVVLDANAAPGGAWQHRWPTLTMATVNGIRELPDFPVPPGNPEERASDAVPRYFAEYERAFDLDVRRPVRVRSVSSRGDLLLASTDTGDIAARALINATGTWTRPFWPTVPGMRDFAGRQLHTADYPGPAAFAGQRMLVVGGGVSALQALMELGPVTAAQHWITRRPPAFVDREFTAEFGRAAVRLVEDRVAVGLPPRSVVSVTGLPSTPAIRHAQAAGFLDRRPMFDRLTVDGAAWADGSTIAVDTVLWATGFRAALDHLRPLHLRGPGGGIVMDRTAVAADPRIHLVGYGPRASTVGANRAGRAAVAVIRRYLDAADAADALGSTGMSA, from the coding sequence GTGGAACAGACGGACGTCCTGGTCATCGGTGCGGGTCAGGCCGGTCTGAGCGCGGCCTACCACCTGCGCCGGACGGGCATCCCGCACGTCGTGCTGGACGCGAACGCAGCACCCGGGGGCGCCTGGCAGCACCGCTGGCCGACGCTGACCATGGCCACCGTCAACGGGATCCGCGAACTGCCGGACTTCCCGGTCCCGCCCGGGAACCCCGAGGAACGGGCCAGCGACGCCGTCCCGCGGTACTTCGCCGAGTACGAACGGGCCTTCGACCTGGACGTGCGGCGGCCGGTCCGGGTCCGTTCGGTGTCGTCCCGCGGCGACCTGCTGCTCGCGTCCACCGACACCGGCGACATCGCCGCCCGAGCGCTGATCAACGCCACCGGCACCTGGACGCGACCGTTCTGGCCGACCGTACCGGGGATGCGCGACTTCGCCGGGCGGCAGCTGCACACCGCCGACTACCCGGGCCCGGCCGCCTTCGCCGGACAGCGGATGCTCGTGGTCGGCGGCGGTGTCTCCGCCCTCCAGGCGCTGATGGAGCTGGGCCCGGTCACCGCCGCCCAGCACTGGATCACCCGCCGCCCACCCGCGTTCGTCGACCGCGAGTTCACCGCCGAGTTCGGCCGGGCCGCGGTCAGGCTCGTCGAGGACCGGGTCGCCGTCGGTCTCCCGCCGCGCTCGGTCGTCTCCGTCACCGGCCTGCCGTCGACCCCCGCGATCCGGCACGCTCAGGCGGCCGGCTTCCTCGACCGGCGGCCGATGTTCGACCGGCTCACCGTTGACGGTGCGGCCTGGGCCGACGGCTCGACGATCGCCGTGGACACCGTGCTCTGGGCGACCGGCTTCCGGGCCGCACTGGACCATCTGCGTCCGCTGCACCTGCGGGGACCCGGCGGCGGGATCGTCATGGACCGCACCGCCGTGGCCGCCGACCCGCGGATCCACCTCGTCGGCTACGGGCCGAGGGCCTCGACGGTCGGTGCGAACCGGGCCGGCCGGGCGGCGGTCGCCGTGATCCGGCGGTACCTCGACGCCGCCGATGCCGCCGATGCCCTCGGTTCGACGGGGATGTCGGCCTGA
- a CDS encoding FAD-binding dehydrogenase translates to MTVTDTPTGLGAEQRTGGAPATTGQGNLTTDIVVVGAGLAGLVAAAEAADAGRRVVVLDQEPAASLGGQAYWSLGGLFLVDSPEQRRLGIRDSADLALSDWMGTAGFDRPEDHWPRRWAEGFVDFAAGEMRSWIRAQGIGLFPIVQWAERGGYQGSAHGNSVPRFHLAWGTGPGVVTPILKRVMTHVRDGRIQFRFRHRVTELTVESGTVTGVAGEVLAASAVARGEASSREVDSDFTLRAQAVIVCSGGIGGNFDLVRRFWPADKPQPAELLSGVPASTDGLMIEVAERAGGHRINSDRMWHYAEGVVNHAPIWPSHGIRILAGPSSLWLDARGQRLPSPLWPGFDTRGTVDHILSTGFSHSWLVLNQRTIGPEFALSGSEQNTDMTGKSVRALLKNRLSDGPTDAVRLFQERGVDFLTAATLPELVGKMNALAGEDLIDPAAVTRLVQGRDLQVRSGLGKDPQLAAVVAARRYFGDRKMRTVEPHEFLDPAAGPLVAVRVHILTRKTLGGLETDLSSRVLRMGGEPIPGLYAAGEAAGFGGGGVHGYRSLEGTFLGGCLFSGRSAGRAAGASVV, encoded by the coding sequence ATGACCGTGACCGACACCCCGACCGGGCTGGGGGCCGAGCAGCGCACCGGCGGCGCCCCCGCGACGACCGGCCAGGGCAACCTGACCACCGACATCGTGGTCGTCGGCGCCGGTCTCGCCGGGCTGGTGGCCGCCGCCGAGGCCGCCGACGCGGGACGCCGCGTCGTCGTCCTCGACCAGGAGCCGGCCGCCAGCCTCGGTGGGCAGGCCTACTGGTCGCTCGGCGGGCTGTTCCTGGTCGACAGCCCCGAGCAGCGCCGGCTCGGCATCCGCGACAGCGCCGACCTGGCCCTGTCCGACTGGATGGGCACGGCCGGCTTCGACCGTCCGGAGGATCACTGGCCGCGGAGGTGGGCCGAGGGGTTCGTCGACTTCGCGGCCGGAGAGATGCGCAGCTGGATCAGGGCGCAGGGCATCGGACTGTTCCCGATCGTGCAGTGGGCCGAGCGCGGCGGCTACCAGGGCAGCGCCCACGGCAACTCGGTCCCCCGCTTCCACCTCGCCTGGGGCACCGGCCCGGGCGTGGTCACACCGATCCTGAAGCGGGTGATGACGCACGTCCGCGACGGCCGGATCCAGTTCCGGTTCCGGCACCGGGTCACCGAGCTGACCGTCGAGTCGGGCACCGTCACCGGGGTGGCCGGCGAGGTGCTGGCGGCGTCGGCCGTGGCCCGCGGCGAGGCGTCGTCCCGGGAGGTCGACTCCGACTTCACCCTGCGGGCCCAGGCGGTGATCGTCTGCTCCGGCGGGATCGGCGGCAACTTCGACCTGGTGCGGCGGTTCTGGCCGGCCGACAAGCCGCAACCCGCCGAGCTGCTGTCCGGGGTGCCCGCGTCCACCGACGGCCTCATGATCGAGGTCGCCGAACGGGCCGGCGGTCACCGCATCAACAGCGACCGGATGTGGCACTACGCGGAGGGCGTGGTCAACCACGCGCCGATCTGGCCGTCGCACGGCATCCGCATCCTGGCCGGCCCGTCGTCGCTGTGGCTCGACGCGCGCGGCCAACGGCTGCCGTCGCCGCTGTGGCCCGGATTCGACACCCGTGGCACCGTCGACCACATCCTGTCCACCGGCTTCAGCCACTCGTGGCTGGTGCTCAATCAGCGCACCATCGGGCCGGAGTTCGCGCTGTCCGGGTCGGAGCAGAACACCGACATGACCGGGAAGTCGGTGCGTGCGCTGCTCAAGAACCGGCTGTCGGACGGGCCGACCGACGCGGTAAGGCTCTTCCAGGAGCGGGGCGTGGACTTCCTCACCGCCGCGACGCTGCCCGAGCTGGTGGGGAAGATGAACGCGCTGGCCGGCGAGGACCTCATCGACCCGGCGGCCGTCACCCGCCTGGTGCAGGGCCGTGACCTGCAGGTCCGCTCCGGATTGGGCAAGGATCCGCAGCTGGCCGCGGTGGTGGCCGCCCGCCGGTATTTCGGCGACCGGAAGATGCGCACCGTCGAGCCGCACGAGTTCCTCGACCCGGCGGCCGGTCCGCTGGTCGCCGTGCGGGTGCACATCCTGACCCGCAAGACCCTCGGCGGACTGGAGACCGACCTGTCGTCGCGTGTGCTGCGGATGGGCGGCGAGCCGATCCCCGGCCTGTACGCGGCGGGTGAAGCGGCCGGTTTCGGCGGCGGCGGCGTGCACGGCTACCGGTCGCTGGAGGGGACGTTCCTCGGCGGGTGCCTGTTCAGCGGACGGTCGGCGGGCCGGGCGGCGGGAGCGTCGGTGGTCTGA
- a CDS encoding PLDc N-terminal domain-containing protein — MLYLDGILLIAVLALWVYCIVEILQTPDSACRHLPRIGWLVLVVLLPLIGSVGWLLAGRPQGTRNAQIHPTPGYPEYERLGRALPQDPTADEEFLRQVRARAEEQRARYREQQRRERDGQL; from the coding sequence GTGCTGTACCTCGACGGAATCCTGCTCATCGCGGTCCTGGCGCTGTGGGTGTATTGCATCGTCGAGATCCTGCAGACCCCGGACAGCGCGTGCCGTCACCTTCCGCGAATCGGCTGGCTCGTCCTGGTGGTCCTGCTGCCCTTGATCGGCAGCGTCGGTTGGCTGCTCGCCGGTCGACCGCAGGGCACCCGGAACGCCCAGATCCATCCCACGCCCGGGTACCCGGAGTACGAGCGGCTCGGCCGGGCGCTCCCACAGGACCCGACTGCCGACGAGGAGTTCCTGCGCCAGGTCCGTGCCCGCGCCGAGGAGCAGCGTGCCCGGTACCGCGAGCAGCAACGCCGGGAGCGGGACGGGCAGCTCTGA
- a CDS encoding sugar O-acetyltransferase, which yields MVNRDRMDAGLIYDPTDPALADLQVEALEVLYDFNATRPSQGAEREALMRRMFASVGTNCYIEPPLRSNWGGRNVHLGNDVYANFNLTLVDDAPIRIGDNVMFAPNVVVATAGHPVMPELRRRAAQFNLPVTIGDNVWIGAGALIMPGVTIGDDSVIGAGSVVTRDIPAGVVAVGSPCRIVREIGEHDRQFYWRDRRIDITVDDYIAGFTS from the coding sequence ATGGTCAACCGCGATCGCATGGATGCCGGCCTCATCTACGACCCCACGGATCCTGCGCTGGCGGACCTGCAGGTCGAGGCGCTGGAAGTGCTGTACGACTTCAACGCGACCCGCCCTTCACAGGGCGCCGAGCGGGAGGCGCTGATGCGGCGGATGTTCGCCTCGGTCGGGACGAACTGCTACATCGAGCCGCCGCTGCGGTCGAACTGGGGTGGCCGCAACGTGCACCTCGGCAACGACGTGTACGCCAACTTCAACCTGACGCTGGTCGACGACGCGCCGATCCGCATCGGCGACAACGTCATGTTCGCCCCCAACGTGGTCGTGGCGACCGCCGGCCATCCGGTGATGCCGGAGCTGCGTCGCCGGGCGGCCCAGTTCAACCTGCCGGTGACCATCGGCGACAACGTGTGGATCGGTGCCGGCGCGCTGATCATGCCGGGCGTCACCATCGGGGACGATTCCGTCATCGGCGCCGGCAGCGTCGTGACCCGTGACATCCCCGCCGGCGTGGTCGCCGTCGGATCCCCGTGCCGCATCGTGCGGGAGATCGGTGAGCACGACCGGCAGTTCTACTGGCGCGACCGGCGGATCGACATCACCGTCGACGACTACATCGCCGGCTTCACGTCGTAG
- a CDS encoding thiamine pyrophosphate-dependent enzyme → MSTTVAEVLVRTLVQAGVTHIYGLVGDSLNAFSDAVRRSGGSAKGGLDWIHVHNEEAAAFAASAEAQLTGKLAVCAGSCGPGNTHLIQGVMDAHRSAAPVLVLASHITSKEIGTGFFQETDPKALFAQASHWCELVSTPEQMPRLARVAVQNAVGACGAAVLVLPGDVLAADAVNEVVDSAPAARRPLTAPDPAAVTELAQRLNDAEKVAIFGGIGCLDARDDVLALAAALNAPVGHSLRGKDVLQYDNPYDVGMTGLLGYGACYESLHEADLVLMLGTDFPYTDFLPQAHTVQVDIDPTRLGRRTPLVQGVAADVGLTIEALLPQLTARDDRSFLDDMLKSHDKKVRRSVDTYVDDEHQPTPIHPEYLATILDELADDDAVFTADTGMCCTWIARYISPNGRRKLLGSWVHGSMANALPMAVGAQVAYPQRQVISMSGDGGIAMLLGELLTVKQHRLPTKVVVFNNSSLGMVRLEMLVAGDPPFETDHDEVDYAAIAAGAGFFTRRVTDPRDLRAAVTEVLAHDGPALLDVVTTADALEVPSHLTLAEAKGFALSMGKIVLGGGVGDVLKLAKTNLKNIPRP, encoded by the coding sequence ATGTCGACAACCGTGGCCGAGGTTCTGGTCCGCACGCTGGTCCAGGCCGGCGTCACCCACATCTACGGGCTGGTCGGCGACAGCCTGAACGCCTTCAGCGACGCCGTCCGCCGCAGCGGCGGGTCGGCCAAGGGCGGTCTCGACTGGATCCACGTGCACAACGAGGAGGCCGCCGCGTTCGCCGCGTCGGCCGAGGCGCAGCTGACCGGGAAGCTGGCCGTCTGCGCCGGCAGCTGCGGCCCGGGGAACACCCATCTGATCCAGGGCGTGATGGACGCACACCGCTCGGCCGCCCCGGTGTTGGTGCTCGCCTCGCACATCACCTCCAAGGAGATCGGGACCGGCTTCTTCCAGGAGACCGACCCGAAGGCACTGTTCGCGCAGGCCAGCCACTGGTGCGAGCTGGTGTCCACGCCCGAGCAGATGCCGCGGCTGGCCCGGGTCGCCGTGCAGAACGCCGTCGGCGCGTGCGGTGCGGCGGTGCTGGTGCTGCCCGGCGACGTGCTCGCCGCCGACGCCGTGAACGAGGTGGTCGACTCCGCACCGGCCGCTCGCCGTCCCCTGACCGCGCCCGATCCGGCCGCGGTGACCGAGCTCGCCCAGCGGTTGAACGACGCGGAGAAGGTGGCCATCTTCGGCGGCATCGGCTGCCTCGACGCCCGCGACGACGTCCTCGCGCTGGCCGCGGCGCTCAACGCCCCGGTCGGGCACAGCCTCCGCGGCAAGGACGTGCTGCAGTACGACAACCCGTACGACGTCGGCATGACCGGGCTGCTGGGCTACGGCGCCTGTTACGAGTCGCTGCACGAGGCCGACCTGGTGCTGATGCTGGGCACCGACTTCCCGTACACCGACTTCCTGCCGCAGGCCCACACCGTTCAGGTCGACATCGATCCGACGCGGCTGGGCCGGCGCACCCCCCTGGTGCAGGGCGTCGCCGCCGACGTCGGACTGACGATCGAGGCACTGCTGCCGCAGCTCACCGCCCGTGACGACCGGTCGTTCCTCGACGACATGCTGAAGTCGCACGACAAGAAGGTGCGGCGCTCCGTCGACACCTACGTCGACGACGAGCACCAGCCGACACCGATCCACCCCGAGTACCTGGCGACCATCCTGGACGAGCTGGCCGACGACGACGCGGTGTTCACCGCCGACACCGGCATGTGCTGCACCTGGATCGCCCGCTACATCTCCCCCAACGGCCGCCGCAAGCTGCTCGGCTCGTGGGTGCACGGCTCGATGGCGAACGCGTTGCCGATGGCGGTCGGTGCGCAGGTCGCCTACCCGCAGCGGCAGGTCATCTCGATGAGCGGCGACGGCGGCATCGCCATGCTGCTCGGCGAGCTGCTGACCGTGAAGCAGCACCGGTTGCCGACGAAGGTCGTGGTGTTCAACAACTCGAGCCTCGGCATGGTGCGGCTGGAGATGCTCGTGGCCGGTGACCCGCCGTTCGAGACCGACCACGACGAGGTCGACTACGCCGCGATCGCCGCCGGCGCCGGCTTCTTCACCCGCCGGGTCACCGACCCCCGCGATCTGCGGGCGGCCGTGACCGAGGTGCTGGCCCACGACGGACCGGCGCTGCTCGACGTCGTCACCACCGCGGATGCGCTGGAGGTGCCGTCGCACCTGACGCTGGCCGAGGCCAAGGGCTTCGCGCTGTCGATGGGCAAGATCGTCCTCGGCGGCGGTGTCGGGGACGTGCTGAAGCTCGCCAAGACGAACCTGAAGAACATCCCGCGTCCCTGA
- a CDS encoding amino acid ABC transporter ATP-binding protein, whose amino-acid sequence MSRGGRAGTGVRLSETGSSDALLSVRHLRKSYGDALILDDFSVDVAAHECVTVIGASGSGKSTLLRCINLLEPVDDGQIVLDGVDITDPRIDPDRSRASIGIVFQSFNLFPHMSVLDNVTLAPRRVHGVGRDAAEAAALTLLERVGLRDKAAARPDSLSGGQQQRVAIARALVNQPKLMLFDEVTSALDPELVGEVLAMLADLTTEGMTMLIATHEMGFARQISDRVLFLAGGTIAEQGPPAQVLGDPVDPRTQQFLRRIIDAGRL is encoded by the coding sequence ATGTCGCGCGGCGGCAGGGCTGGAACGGGGGTTCGGTTGTCTGAGACCGGGTCGTCCGACGCGCTGCTCTCGGTGCGCCACCTGCGCAAGTCCTACGGCGACGCGCTGATCCTGGACGACTTCTCCGTCGACGTCGCCGCCCACGAGTGCGTGACCGTGATCGGCGCGTCCGGGTCGGGGAAGTCGACCCTGCTGCGCTGCATCAACCTGCTGGAGCCGGTCGACGACGGGCAGATCGTCCTCGACGGCGTCGACATCACCGACCCCCGCATCGATCCCGACCGGTCCCGGGCGTCGATCGGCATCGTGTTCCAGTCGTTCAACCTGTTCCCCCACATGAGCGTGCTGGACAACGTGACGCTGGCCCCGCGGCGGGTGCACGGGGTCGGCCGGGATGCCGCGGAGGCGGCGGCGCTGACCCTGCTGGAGCGGGTCGGCCTGCGCGACAAGGCGGCCGCGCGGCCCGACTCGCTGTCCGGTGGTCAGCAGCAACGGGTGGCCATCGCCCGGGCGCTGGTCAACCAGCCGAAGCTGATGTTGTTCGACGAGGTCACGTCGGCGCTGGATCCGGAGCTGGTCGGTGAGGTGCTGGCGATGCTCGCCGACCTCACGACCGAAGGCATGACGATGCTGATCGCCACCCACGAGATGGGCTTCGCCCGGCAGATCAGCGACCGGGTGCTGTTCCTGGCCGGCGGCACCATCGCCGAGCAGGGCCCGCCGGCGCAGGTGCTCGGTGATCCCGTCGACCCGCGGACCCAGCAGTTCCTCCGCCGGATCATCGACGCCGGGCGGTTGTAA
- a CDS encoding GyrI-like domain-containing protein: MKTDFKKTIDAYSARAGRFDTVRVPPLDYLMVDGHGDPNTAPAYGAAMASLYPLAYALKFLGKAELGRDHVVMPLEALWWSDDMDAFTSARDTSRWSWTVMIMVPDWITPEHLTAAAVRKDIDPAAVRLERLDEGLCVQTLHVGPYDAEGPVLATMHDEVIPGRGLRMTGRHHEIYLSDARRTAPAKLRTILRQPVAEVAAAG; this comes from the coding sequence GTGAAGACGGATTTCAAGAAGACCATCGACGCCTACAGTGCCCGCGCCGGTCGGTTCGACACCGTCCGGGTGCCGCCACTGGACTACCTGATGGTCGACGGGCACGGCGACCCGAACACCGCGCCCGCCTACGGGGCGGCGATGGCGAGCCTCTACCCGCTGGCCTACGCGCTGAAGTTCCTCGGCAAGGCCGAACTGGGCCGTGACCACGTGGTGATGCCGTTGGAGGCCCTCTGGTGGTCCGACGACATGGACGCCTTCACATCGGCGCGCGACACGTCACGCTGGAGCTGGACGGTGATGATCATGGTCCCGGACTGGATCACTCCGGAGCACCTCACGGCGGCCGCCGTCCGCAAGGACATCGATCCCGCGGCGGTGCGGTTGGAACGCCTGGACGAGGGGCTGTGCGTGCAGACCCTGCACGTCGGCCCGTACGACGCCGAGGGCCCGGTCCTGGCCACGATGCACGACGAGGTCATCCCCGGCCGCGGACTGCGGATGACCGGCAGGCACCACGAGATCTACCTCAGCGACGCCCGACGGACGGCGCCGGCGAAGTTGCGGACCATCCTGCGCCAGCCCGTCGCCGAGGTGGCCGCGGCGGGCTGA